The genomic window GCACAGGGCCGCGAATCGGTTACTTAAACAAGATACACTTTTTCAAGCCCCGGGAACAAGTTTTTGCAGGGAAAAAGTGTTTACGGGTGTAAAGAGGGTCGGTCTAGCAGCTTACCGACAGGGACTGTACGGCCAGCGCAGGCACCTTGGTGCTGGAAAAGTCGTCGTAGTAGGCGTTTCCGCAGGCCACCACTTCTTGGATGATGTCGAAATAGTTCCCGCTCAGGGTCACGCTATCTACGGGGTGGACAATCAGGCCGTTTTCGCACCAGAAACCGTGGGCACCAATGCTCAGTTCCCCGCTCACCGAATTGCAGCCGGAATTTCCTTCCAGCCGAGCCACCAGCAGGCAGCTGGGGAAAAGTTTCAGCAGTTCTTCCGTAGATTTTTCGCCACAGGGAACGTACATGTTGTAGAAGGACGTGGACATCTTTGTGCCCAGGTCGCGAACGCCGTTTCCGGTGGACTTGCAGCCCGCCTTGGCGGCGGTTTCCAGATTGTAGAGGCCCTGGCCAAAAACGCCCCCGTCGATGACCTTCACCAGCTGGGTAGGCACGCCTTCGGAATCGTAGGGGAAATGATGGCTGAACAGGTCTCCGGAACCTACGCTCCAAAGGGAGAGGCAACCCGACGCAATCTTCGAGCCTTCCTTGCCCGAAAGCCTGGAAAGGCCTTTCTGCATGGAATCTGCCAGGTAGGGCTGACTGTACATCCGCATGAACCGGCCAGAAATCCGCTCCGACAGGACCACGGGAATCTTGCCGCCCTCGATCTTCTTTGCGCCGAACAGTTCCGTAGAGTATCCCGCCGCACGGGTGGCGATTCCGTCTACGTCGATTTCGTTCCAGTTGCGGGTGGACTTGGTAAAACTGCCCAACTTCTTGACGCCGTCACGACATGCAACCGCCCCTACCCCGACTGAAACGGAATTGGAGCGGGTCCTGTAAAAAACGCCCTTGCTGTTTGCCACGTAGTCTTCGCTGTTGGAAAGGTCCGCCCCTAGGTAAGGGATGTTCTCGATTTCCTTGGACTTGGCGAAGGTCGCCTTTTCCAAATCGATGCAGACATCCTTCATTTCGGACAGGCCGATTTTTTCCAGGGCCGGATTGTAGTCCTCGTCTGGCTGCGGCAAGGCGCCCGGTCCAGGTAAATCCACGTTGATTTCATCGGTCCATTGGGTATGGCAAAGGGCGTCTTTCAGGGTCTGCTCCAGGGCGTCTGCCGTAAGGCGCTCCGTATGGGCGTAGCCCGGACGACCATTCTTGATGACGCGGATTCCCACACCTACGGAATCGGAAATTTCCGTATTCTGGACCTGCCCCTGGAAAAGGGAAAGGCCTTCGGAATGGGACCTGGAGGCAAGCACGTCGAACTGTTCCGCCTGGCCCTTGGCCTTGTCGTTGATGTAAGAAATGGCGTCTTCGAGAGTCATAGTTTTGAAAGTTACTAGTTAATAGTTATAGATGATAGTTCGTCC from Fibrobacter sp. includes these protein-coding regions:
- a CDS encoding TldD/PmbA family protein, whose protein sequence is MTLEDAISYINDKAKGQAEQFDVLASRSHSEGLSLFQGQVQNTEISDSVGVGIRVIKNGRPGYAHTERLTADALEQTLKDALCHTQWTDEINVDLPGPGALPQPDEDYNPALEKIGLSEMKDVCIDLEKATFAKSKEIENIPYLGADLSNSEDYVANSKGVFYRTRSNSVSVGVGAVACRDGVKKLGSFTKSTRNWNEIDVDGIATRAAGYSTELFGAKKIEGGKIPVVLSERISGRFMRMYSQPYLADSMQKGLSRLSGKEGSKIASGCLSLWSVGSGDLFSHHFPYDSEGVPTQLVKVIDGGVFGQGLYNLETAAKAGCKSTGNGVRDLGTKMSTSFYNMYVPCGEKSTEELLKLFPSCLLVARLEGNSGCNSVSGELSIGAHGFWCENGLIVHPVDSVTLSGNYFDIIQEVVACGNAYYDDFSSTKVPALAVQSLSVSC